One genomic segment of [Phormidium] sp. ETS-05 includes these proteins:
- the fabG gene encoding 3-oxoacyl-[acyl-carrier-protein] reductase codes for MELLPTQVQKLPGKVALVTGASRGIGRAIALALAAEGAKVAVNYATSSSAADAVVAEITAAGGEACAIGANVSQPDQVDNLIAAVTNKWGQIDVLVNNAGITRDTLLLRMKLEDWQAVIDLNLTGVFLCCRAVSKIMLKQKSGRIVNITSVSGLMGNPGQANYSAAKAGVIGFTKTLAKEFASRGITVNAVAPGFIATDMTKDLKGAEEVLKFIPLGRFGQAEEVAGMVRFLAADPAAAYITGQVMNVDGGMVMA; via the coding sequence CTGCCTACTCAAGTGCAAAAATTGCCCGGAAAGGTAGCTTTAGTCACGGGAGCCTCTCGGGGCATTGGTCGAGCCATAGCTCTAGCCTTAGCCGCCGAAGGTGCCAAAGTCGCCGTGAACTACGCCACCTCCAGTAGCGCCGCTGATGCCGTGGTGGCAGAAATTACCGCTGCAGGCGGCGAAGCTTGCGCAATCGGTGCCAATGTTTCCCAACCGGACCAGGTGGATAACCTCATCGCCGCCGTCACCAACAAATGGGGACAAATTGACGTTTTGGTAAACAACGCTGGTATCACTCGAGATACTCTGCTCCTGCGGATGAAACTGGAAGACTGGCAGGCAGTAATAGACCTCAACCTGACCGGAGTTTTCCTCTGCTGTCGCGCCGTGAGCAAAATCATGCTCAAACAAAAATCAGGACGCATCGTCAACATCACCTCGGTTTCCGGTTTGATGGGCAACCCCGGACAAGCCAACTATAGCGCCGCCAAAGCAGGCGTCATCGGTTTTACCAAAACCCTCGCCAAAGAGTTCGCCTCCCGAGGCATCACTGTCAACGCCGTGGCTCCCGGTTTCATCGCCACTGACATGACCAAAGACCTCAAAGGCGCCGAGGAAGTGCTGAAATTTATTCCCCTCGGTCGCTTCGGTCAGGCAGAAGAAGTGGCCGGGATGGTGCGGTTCCTCGCTGCCGACCCCGCTGCTGCCTACATCACCGGTCAGGTGATGAACGTGGATGGTGGCATGGTCATGGCTTGA
- a CDS encoding IS607 family transposase: MSLVPLRVAVKRTGLHPNTLRKYAEPGRIYSIRNAANQRLFDVDSFIYESKPKTEYQICYCRVSSTKQRDDLDRQVAYMVSLFPKAEIIKDIGAGLNFKRKGLKTLLERLMRRDQFTLVVAYLSRLARFGFELIEWMLEQNGGKIVVLDNTVHRPDSELTADILSIIHVFSCRMHGLRKSGQKIKQDPDLSKWDAKKSD, from the coding sequence ATGAGCTTAGTTCCTCTCCGCGTAGCGGTAAAGCGGACGGGCTTGCACCCCAACACACTCCGGAAATATGCAGAGCCAGGTCGGATTTACTCAATCAGAAATGCGGCAAATCAACGTCTATTTGACGTTGACAGCTTTATTTACGAGTCAAAGCCTAAGACCGAGTATCAGATTTGCTATTGCCGAGTTAGCAGCACTAAGCAGAGAGACGACCTGGATAGACAAGTTGCTTACATGGTCTCCCTGTTCCCAAAAGCCGAAATCATCAAAGATATCGGAGCGGGACTCAACTTCAAGCGGAAAGGACTTAAAACCTTACTGGAACGACTTATGCGCCGAGACCAGTTCACGCTTGTTGTTGCCTACCTATCCAGACTGGCAAGATTCGGATTCGAGCTTATTGAGTGGATGCTCGAGCAAAACGGTGGAAAAATCGTGGTTCTCGACAACACTGTTCACCGCCCCGACTCAGAACTTACCGCCGATATTCTGTCCATCATTCATGTCTTCAGTTGCAGAATGCACGGACTCAGGAAATCCGGTCAGAAAATCAAGCAAGATCCGGATCTATCCAAATGGGACGCAAAGAAATCTGATTAG
- a CDS encoding RNA-guided endonuclease TnpB family protein, with protein sequence MSSVAECTDSGNPVRKSSKIRIYPNGTQRNLIRQWFGVSRLVFNTTVKYLQQPDTKANWKAIKGDILKSLPEFCSSVPYQIKSIAVKDACKAVSNAKAKYKKTLCCQQVSFRSRKNPYQSCYIPKSAVKPRGIYHTILGQLDYAEELPENFGDCRLVRVRGQYYLCVPSSSRPTTHQPDNQGRVVALDPGVRTFLTFFSEQKVGKIGESDFSRIQRLCHHLDDLISRFSCVSAEQRRRLKKAADRSRVRIRNLVDELHHKAARFLVDNFDVILLPTFETSNMSRKATRKIRSKTVRNMLSFAHYRFQQFLKHKATERGSLVVDVCEAYTSKTVSWTGEIRAIGGAKTIKSALDGKVMDRDVNGARGIFLRALVDTPWMREHLAFVNES encoded by the coding sequence ATGTCTTCAGTTGCAGAATGCACGGACTCAGGAAATCCGGTCAGAAAATCAAGCAAGATCCGGATCTATCCAAATGGGACGCAAAGAAATCTGATTAGGCAATGGTTTGGGGTATCAAGACTCGTCTTTAATACCACCGTAAAGTACCTCCAGCAGCCTGACACCAAGGCTAACTGGAAAGCCATTAAAGGCGACATATTGAAATCATTGCCAGAGTTTTGCTCTTCCGTGCCTTACCAAATTAAATCGATAGCGGTTAAGGACGCTTGCAAGGCGGTCAGCAATGCTAAAGCGAAGTACAAAAAGACTCTTTGCTGTCAGCAGGTATCTTTCAGATCCAGAAAGAACCCTTACCAGTCATGCTATATCCCAAAATCTGCCGTTAAGCCTCGGGGCATATACCACACAATTTTGGGTCAACTTGACTATGCAGAAGAGTTGCCGGAAAACTTTGGGGACTGTCGGTTAGTTCGTGTACGCGGGCAGTATTATCTGTGCGTCCCCTCATCGAGCAGGCCTACCACCCATCAGCCCGACAACCAAGGGCGGGTGGTAGCCTTAGACCCTGGAGTTAGAACATTCCTCACCTTCTTTTCTGAACAGAAAGTCGGGAAGATAGGAGAGTCAGATTTCTCCAGGATTCAACGTCTATGTCATCACCTCGACGATCTGATTTCTCGATTTAGCTGTGTAAGCGCCGAGCAACGGCGGCGGCTCAAAAAAGCCGCTGACAGGAGCAGGGTGAGGATTCGCAACCTGGTAGATGAATTGCATCACAAAGCTGCCAGATTTCTGGTAGACAACTTTGATGTAATTCTCCTGCCAACGTTTGAGACTTCAAATATGAGCCGCAAGGCCACAAGAAAAATTCGCTCAAAGACTGTGCGGAATATGCTTTCATTTGCGCATTACCGTTTCCAGCAATTCCTGAAACATAAAGCAACAGAGCGCGGGTCTCTGGTGGTGGATGTCTGTGAAGCGTACACCAGCAAAACGGTTAGCTGGACTGGTGAGATTCGAGCAATTGGCGGGGCGAAAACCATTAAGTCGGCTCTTGATGGAAAGGTGATGGATCGAGACGTAAATGGCGCTCGCGGGATATTCTTGCGGGCTTTGGTAGATACGCCCTGGATGCGTGAGCATCTTGCATTTGTTAATGAAAGTTAG
- a CDS encoding diguanylate cyclase domain-containing protein — MPSFSTFMVNRLTQIWDAVKLKCGGNCWNQNHVLPTTLIVIHRWVNLISFGTKYKNNRIINSIWDYAMAILAKFIVDISTQCQLVATQSLVKPKLNKDIDRDAGLGSRNFMPNHGGKPGCLGKIFQIISQSFRQLQEIFAIDQNHFQNHNYFDNFNFVPDPMFLMSKSGRFIDANNSFCELTGYEYEDLIGRDDLDLNIWVDLEAREEINTRLQAIGVVRNQEINYRKKSGVVGTALVSAQRIPWDGSWCILVVAKDISDRIAAMDHCQRAEAEIQMLLTIHQAINEAKDFHQALAVVLRSVCETTGWHYGEAWVPSSDGTALECSPSWYCQRSSVAPEVMKAIASFRTYSEALVFLPDEELPGRVWKRGQPQWVLDFSTDIEDSDVFLRADMAKRCGMNGAFGVPIFARPSHTNIDYQSYQTSNSPVKLLAVLVFFMLESRPEDEEYVNLVSTVTGEIGTVMQQKQGSAELRALFAAMTDIIVALDNQGCYVKIAPTNPAKIYKPVPNLIGKSLHEVFERQQADIFLKHLRQAISTQKPVHFDYRLTVKGEEFWFASSMAPISEESALWVSRDVSDKARAQAALKKANQELERLANLDGLTEVANRRRFDEYLSRNWQKMEQKKLFLSLILCDVDYFKCYNDKYGHQAGDDCLKQIAKAITKAVSARESLVARYGGEEFAVVLPAKDMAGALKVAAAIRREVALLNMVHEDSQVSPYVTLSMGVASIVPDDTFSAQQLLLQADNALYKAKQQGRNRVCK; from the coding sequence ATGCCGAGCTTTTCCACCTTCATGGTGAATCGGCTAACCCAAATATGGGATGCTGTGAAACTTAAATGTGGCGGGAACTGCTGGAATCAAAATCATGTGTTACCCACCACATTAATTGTTATTCATCGCTGGGTTAATTTGATTAGTTTTGGTACTAAATACAAGAATAATAGAATAATTAACTCTATCTGGGATTATGCGATGGCAATCTTGGCAAAATTTATAGTTGACATATCCACCCAATGCCAGTTAGTTGCCACTCAATCCCTGGTTAAACCGAAATTAAACAAGGATATCGATAGAGATGCTGGATTAGGCAGCCGCAATTTTATGCCGAATCATGGGGGAAAGCCTGGTTGTTTGGGTAAAATTTTTCAGATTATATCCCAGAGTTTTCGGCAATTGCAGGAGATTTTCGCTATTGATCAAAATCACTTTCAGAATCACAATTATTTTGATAATTTTAATTTCGTTCCGGATCCAATGTTTTTGATGTCGAAATCAGGAAGATTTATAGATGCAAATAATAGTTTTTGTGAGCTAACCGGGTATGAATATGAAGACCTAATTGGCCGGGATGATTTAGATTTGAATATTTGGGTGGATCTGGAAGCTCGCGAGGAAATCAATACCAGATTACAAGCGATCGGGGTGGTGCGTAACCAGGAAATCAATTATCGCAAAAAGTCGGGGGTGGTGGGGACAGCACTGGTTTCCGCTCAGCGCATCCCGTGGGATGGCTCATGGTGCATCTTGGTGGTGGCGAAAGATATTAGCGATCGGATCGCCGCGATGGACCATTGTCAGCGCGCCGAGGCGGAAATTCAGATGCTCCTGACAATTCACCAAGCCATTAACGAGGCCAAAGATTTCCATCAAGCTCTCGCAGTGGTGCTGCGATCGGTCTGCGAAACCACTGGATGGCATTATGGCGAGGCATGGGTCCCCAGCAGCGACGGCACAGCCTTGGAATGTAGCCCGAGTTGGTACTGTCAGCGCAGTTCTGTAGCGCCAGAAGTGATGAAGGCGATCGCCTCCTTCCGCACCTACAGTGAAGCACTGGTTTTCCTCCCTGACGAAGAACTCCCCGGTCGGGTGTGGAAGCGGGGACAACCGCAATGGGTTTTGGATTTTTCCACCGACATCGAGGATTCTGATGTATTTTTGCGGGCAGATATGGCGAAACGTTGCGGGATGAATGGGGCATTTGGCGTCCCGATTTTCGCTCGCCCGTCTCACACAAACATCGATTATCAGTCCTATCAAACATCTAATTCGCCAGTCAAACTCCTCGCAGTGCTGGTATTTTTCATGTTAGAATCCCGCCCAGAAGACGAGGAATATGTCAACTTAGTATCTACCGTCACCGGTGAGATTGGAACGGTAATGCAGCAAAAGCAGGGTTCCGCCGAACTGCGAGCCCTATTCGCCGCCATGACTGATATTATCGTCGCGCTGGACAATCAGGGATGTTATGTCAAAATTGCTCCCACCAATCCCGCGAAAATCTACAAACCAGTGCCGAATTTAATTGGCAAGAGCTTGCATGAAGTCTTTGAGCGGCAGCAAGCGGATATATTTTTGAAGCACCTGCGACAGGCCATCAGTACCCAAAAACCCGTTCACTTTGATTACCGCCTCACGGTCAAGGGGGAAGAATTTTGGTTCGCCAGCAGTATGGCACCCATATCAGAAGAGTCTGCCCTCTGGGTATCTCGCGATGTGAGTGATAAGGCTCGCGCCCAAGCCGCCCTGAAAAAAGCTAACCAAGAATTAGAGAGGCTGGCTAACTTAGATGGCTTGACCGAAGTGGCAAACCGCCGCAGGTTTGATGAATATTTATCCCGAAATTGGCAGAAAATGGAGCAGAAGAAACTTTTTTTATCTTTGATTTTATGCGATGTCGATTATTTCAAGTGCTACAATGATAAATATGGCCATCAAGCCGGAGATGATTGTTTAAAACAAATTGCCAAAGCCATAACTAAAGCCGTTTCGGCGCGAGAAAGTTTGGTAGCTCGTTATGGGGGGGAAGAATTTGCCGTGGTTTTGCCCGCCAAGGATATGGCGGGTGCTTTGAAAGTAGCCGCCGCCATCCGCCGCGAGGTCGCCCTGCTCAATATGGTGCATGAGGATTCACAGGTGAGTCCATATGTCACTTTGAGTATGGGGGTTGCCTCCATAGTTCCTGATGATACATTTTCCGCGCAACAATTGCTGCTCCAGGCTGATAATGCCCTGTATAAAGCTAAACAGCAGGGCAGAAACCGGGTTTGCAAGTAG
- a CDS encoding glycosyltransferase, whose protein sequence is MLQKSGNRVPIAPRLAISSLKQDSLQGKRGLQTGTLVTLGLATGVMTIAIGWVAGVAPLSSFFTQWHLWQQQPPIWVEVPDVSHDYYLLIPTLVLVGMAVVVQKISPRPQTWSRVVVISIVLALTVRYWLWRSLSTLYLADPINGLFSLGLFILEILAVSSTVIQLYLNLSSKDRRREADLYQQNVIGGNFTPAVDIFIPTYNEPIFILRRTVIGCQAIKYHRKKIYLLDDTRRPEVKQLAAELGCEYITRAENRHAKAGNLNHALSQTDGELIAIFDADFVPTENFLSRTVGFFQNQKIALVQTPQTFYNPDPIARNLGLEEKLTAEEEIFYRHVQPIKDGAGAVVCAGTSFVVRRRVLEAVGGFVTDSISEDYFTGIKISALGYDVVYLDEKLSAGLAAENMAAFFTQRLRWARGTLQAFFIEANPLTIPGLSWRQRLAHLEGIFSWFNILARVVFLMMPIASAFLGVVPLKTNGAELLYFFLPYYLISLTTFGWLNQRSRSVFLSDLYAIVLCFPLALTVVQAMLYPFAKGFQVTPKGNIRNGLTFNWNLALPLILFSIATALACLRILGIFGQVPITPAMATVTGINLAVVWGGYNFLTVIIALFILIDAPKPDPGDWLGLRRVVEITPTTDHLPVIWGETVAISDFANTVGGAEVMLAQPISFTPGEPVTLEILSEGIKLRGKMFVSPNKAEMKTGLRVRIAFEPMTVPEYRQLVTMLFCRPGRWQRQNVPGEWGAILLMLRLLLQPPALFKRNQLGAIPVSQI, encoded by the coding sequence ATGCTGCAAAAATCAGGAAACAGGGTGCCGATCGCCCCTAGATTGGCAATATCCTCACTGAAACAAGATTCCCTACAAGGAAAGCGAGGATTGCAAACAGGGACATTAGTCACCCTGGGATTAGCCACAGGGGTGATGACGATCGCCATTGGGTGGGTGGCAGGGGTTGCCCCCCTCAGCAGTTTTTTTACTCAGTGGCACCTTTGGCAGCAACAACCACCAATATGGGTGGAAGTGCCAGACGTAAGTCACGATTACTATTTGTTAATCCCCACATTAGTGCTGGTGGGGATGGCTGTGGTGGTGCAGAAAATATCGCCGCGTCCGCAAACTTGGTCGCGAGTGGTGGTAATCTCGATCGTGCTGGCGCTGACTGTGCGTTACTGGCTGTGGCGATCGCTCTCCACCCTCTACCTCGCCGACCCAATTAACGGTCTGTTTAGCTTAGGATTATTTATCCTAGAAATCCTCGCCGTTTCCAGCACCGTCATCCAACTATATCTCAACCTGAGCAGCAAAGACCGACGCCGAGAAGCTGACCTTTACCAACAAAATGTCATAGGCGGTAACTTTACCCCAGCAGTAGATATTTTCATCCCCACCTATAACGAACCTATCTTTATTTTACGGCGTACCGTTATCGGTTGTCAAGCCATAAAATACCATCGCAAGAAAATCTACTTACTCGACGATACCAGACGCCCAGAAGTGAAACAATTGGCCGCAGAATTGGGTTGTGAGTATATCACCAGAGCCGAAAACCGCCACGCTAAAGCCGGAAATTTAAATCATGCCTTATCTCAAACCGACGGCGAATTAATCGCCATATTTGATGCCGATTTCGTCCCTACGGAAAATTTTCTCAGCCGCACGGTGGGTTTTTTCCAAAATCAGAAAATTGCCCTAGTGCAGACGCCCCAAACCTTCTACAACCCCGACCCGATCGCCCGAAATCTGGGTTTAGAGGAAAAATTAACCGCCGAAGAAGAGATATTTTATCGCCATGTGCAACCCATCAAAGATGGAGCTGGCGCCGTTGTCTGTGCGGGGACTTCTTTTGTAGTGCGGCGCCGCGTTTTAGAAGCTGTCGGCGGATTCGTCACCGATTCTATCAGTGAAGATTACTTTACCGGCATCAAGATTTCCGCCCTTGGCTATGATGTGGTTTATTTAGATGAAAAATTGAGCGCTGGTTTAGCAGCGGAAAATATGGCGGCATTCTTTACCCAACGGTTGCGGTGGGCAAGGGGAACGCTGCAGGCATTTTTTATCGAGGCCAATCCTTTGACGATTCCAGGGTTGAGCTGGAGGCAACGGCTGGCGCATTTAGAAGGGATTTTTAGTTGGTTTAATATCCTGGCGAGGGTGGTATTTTTGATGATGCCGATTGCCAGCGCTTTTTTGGGGGTGGTGCCACTGAAAACTAATGGGGCGGAGTTGCTGTATTTCTTTTTGCCTTATTACTTGATTTCCCTGACCACGTTTGGTTGGTTGAATCAGCGATCGCGCTCGGTCTTCCTCTCCGACCTGTACGCGATCGTTCTGTGCTTTCCCCTCGCTCTCACCGTCGTCCAGGCAATGCTTTATCCCTTTGCCAAAGGATTCCAAGTCACCCCAAAAGGCAATATCCGCAATGGCTTGACCTTTAATTGGAATTTAGCTTTACCCCTCATATTATTCTCGATCGCCACCGCTTTAGCCTGCTTGCGAATTTTAGGCATTTTTGGCCAAGTACCTATCACCCCAGCAATGGCGACAGTCACAGGGATAAATCTGGCTGTAGTTTGGGGCGGTTACAACTTCCTCACCGTCATCATTGCCCTTTTCATCCTCATCGACGCGCCTAAACCAGACCCCGGGGACTGGTTAGGACTACGCCGCGTGGTGGAAATTACGCCAACCACCGACCATCTCCCAGTGATTTGGGGGGAAACCGTGGCTATTTCCGATTTTGCTAATACCGTAGGTGGCGCTGAAGTGATGCTGGCGCAACCCATCAGCTTTACCCCGGGGGAACCTGTCACCCTAGAAATTCTCAGTGAAGGGATAAAACTGCGGGGCAAAATGTTTGTTTCGCCCAACAAAGCTGAGATGAAAACAGGGTTGCGGGTGCGAATTGCTTTCGAGCCGATGACAGTACCAGAGTACCGTCAGTTAGTGACGATGCTGTTTTGCCGTCCCGGACGGTGGCAGCGGCAAAATGTGCCTGGGGAGTGGGGAGCAATCCTGCTGATGTTGCGACTGTTGCTCCAACCTCCGGCTTTATTTAAGCGGAATCAACTGGGCGCTATTCCTGTTTCCCAGATTTGA
- a CDS encoding GNAT family N-acetyltransferase, whose protein sequence is MLDKLALFTIRSATLEDVPVLFELIKGLAEYEKLSHAVTGDAATLREHLFGPQPYASAIIAEVEEQAVGYALFFYNYSTFLTKPGIYLEDLFVLPDYRGQGIGKSMISYVVQIARGQGCGRVEWSVLDWNEPAISFYRSLGAEVLPEWRICRLSGSALLP, encoded by the coding sequence ATGCTGGATAAACTTGCTCTGTTTACTATCCGCAGTGCTACGTTGGAAGATGTGCCCGTCCTGTTTGAGCTGATTAAAGGCTTAGCGGAGTATGAAAAGCTATCCCACGCCGTCACGGGAGATGCTGCCACTCTCAGGGAACACCTGTTTGGACCCCAACCATATGCCTCGGCAATAATTGCCGAAGTGGAGGAACAAGCGGTGGGTTACGCTCTATTTTTTTATAATTATTCCACATTTTTAACTAAACCAGGAATTTATTTAGAGGATTTGTTTGTCCTGCCAGATTATCGGGGTCAGGGTATTGGAAAATCTATGATTAGTTACGTAGTTCAGATAGCACGGGGTCAGGGCTGCGGTCGGGTGGAATGGAGTGTTTTAGATTGGAATGAACCAGCCATTTCTTTTTACCGCAGCCTGGGCGCCGAAGTCCTACCGGAATGGCGGATTTGTCGCCTGAGCGGCTCTGCCCTCTTGCCCTAG
- a CDS encoding TrkA family potassium uptake protein, with the protein MGSSLEQKYLKIRKELLGSISLLFGVFILGTAGYCLIEGWTISEAAYMTVITLSSVGFSEVRPLDEKGRLFTISLIILGVISIGYIVNRFTEAIIQGYFQDAIKLRQQKRLLDTLSQHYILCGFGRTGRQIALEFKAEGIPFVIVDAKAEVVEIAGQMGYTVFQGDATEDATLIAVGIDRAVCLVVALPSDAENLYILISAKTLNPNLRTVARANTEEASRKLQRVGADAVISPYITGGRRMAAAALRPQVMDFVDGIITGTDRSLYLEEFQIQSEHFPFEGQTLREARLRLESGALVLAIRRSSGELIGGPTAETLIGRGDTLICMGTAEQLRRLNQLLDPLDPNHSQELRLPKQVPPNAEPDEEEGLV; encoded by the coding sequence GTGGGATCCAGTCTAGAACAAAAATATCTAAAAATTAGAAAAGAACTGTTAGGAAGTATTTCCCTGCTGTTCGGTGTGTTTATCTTGGGCACCGCTGGATATTGCTTAATTGAAGGATGGACAATATCAGAAGCTGCCTATATGACAGTGATTACTCTATCCAGTGTGGGGTTTTCAGAAGTGCGTCCCTTGGATGAAAAAGGGCGGCTATTTACTATATCTTTGATTATTTTAGGGGTAATTAGCATTGGCTACATTGTCAATCGCTTTACGGAAGCGATTATTCAGGGATATTTTCAGGATGCGATCAAACTCAGACAACAAAAACGCTTGCTAGACACATTATCGCAACATTATATTCTGTGCGGGTTCGGGCGCACCGGGCGCCAAATTGCCTTGGAATTTAAAGCCGAAGGCATCCCCTTTGTTATTGTTGACGCTAAGGCGGAGGTGGTGGAGATAGCGGGACAGATGGGTTATACGGTATTTCAGGGGGATGCCACGGAGGATGCTACATTAATCGCAGTGGGTATCGATCGGGCGGTGTGTTTGGTGGTCGCCTTACCCTCCGATGCGGAAAATCTCTACATTCTGATTTCTGCCAAAACCCTCAATCCCAACCTGCGCACAGTGGCGAGGGCAAATACCGAAGAAGCGTCGCGGAAGCTGCAACGTGTGGGTGCTGATGCGGTGATTTCTCCTTATATTACTGGGGGGCGGCGGATGGCGGCGGCGGCGTTGCGGCCCCAGGTGATGGACTTTGTGGATGGGATTATCACCGGGACCGATCGCTCTTTATACTTAGAAGAGTTTCAGATTCAATCAGAACATTTCCCCTTTGAAGGGCAAACCCTGCGGGAAGCGAGACTCCGCTTAGAATCTGGCGCTCTTGTCCTAGCCATTCGCCGCTCGAGCGGGGAACTCATCGGCGGACCAACTGCAGAAACCCTCATCGGGCGGGGGGATACACTCATATGTATGGGCACCGCCGAACAGCTCCGCCGCCTGAACCAGCTTTTAGACCCTTTAGACCCGAACCACTCCCAGGAACTCCGCCTCCCGAAGCAGGTGCCCCCAAACGCGGAACCCGACGAGGAGGAGGGTTTAGTTTAA
- a CDS encoding glycogen debranching protein yields the protein MTIWINEQLDPSGMVYACIACASETQAQDCHKSFQDNLSEVQKSQGWIARLRTVESWDEVPVSALKLN from the coding sequence ATGACGATTTGGATTAACGAGCAGCTAGACCCCAGCGGTATGGTTTACGCCTGCATCGCTTGCGCTTCGGAGACTCAAGCCCAGGATTGCCACAAATCTTTCCAAGATAATCTCTCTGAGGTGCAAAAGTCCCAAGGTTGGATCGCCCGCTTGCGCACGGTGGAATCCTGGGATGAAGTCCCAGTGAGCGCTCTAAAATTAAACTAA
- a CDS encoding ATP-dependent 6-phosphofructokinase translates to METRKRLGILTSGGDCPGLNAVIRAVVSHATLTYNWEVLGIPYATEGLLKRKSVSINVHGLDLRGMDPLLSTGGTILGSINKGDTEARAEEVIAGYHDLGLDALIAIGGDGSLKILHQLALQGGWNMVAVPKTIDNDVACTERAVGFDTAVNTIVEALHRLTFTAASHDRVMVVEVMGRESGYLALHSGIAGGADVILIPESPYSIEEVCRKISELRDRWGRNFAIVVVAEGAKTSGGLGESRHYTDAQGQVRLRGIGEYVADQIARCSGNQIEARVTVLGHVQRGGMPSAFDRLIATAFGKTAVDLVVEKQYGQMVAWQNGQVVSVPLQEVFTNSPRFIDPKDPLLATARALGTYVGNPIP, encoded by the coding sequence ATGGAAACACGTAAAAGGCTTGGCATACTTACCAGCGGGGGCGACTGCCCCGGACTGAATGCGGTGATCCGTGCCGTGGTTAGTCACGCTACCCTGACTTACAACTGGGAAGTGCTGGGAATTCCCTATGCCACAGAGGGATTGCTAAAGCGCAAATCAGTATCAATCAACGTTCACGGATTAGATTTGCGGGGGATGGACCCTCTCCTGAGTACGGGTGGGACTATCCTAGGGTCAATCAATAAAGGGGATACAGAAGCCAGAGCCGAAGAGGTCATCGCGGGCTATCACGATTTGGGGCTGGATGCCTTAATTGCTATTGGCGGTGATGGCAGCCTGAAAATCTTGCACCAGTTGGCATTGCAAGGGGGCTGGAATATGGTGGCAGTGCCGAAAACCATCGATAATGATGTGGCTTGTACCGAACGAGCCGTGGGGTTCGATACTGCTGTAAATACCATTGTGGAAGCCCTGCACCGGTTGACATTCACCGCCGCCAGTCACGATCGGGTGATGGTGGTGGAAGTGATGGGTAGAGAATCGGGGTATCTGGCCCTGCACTCAGGTATCGCCGGGGGAGCAGACGTGATATTGATTCCCGAAAGTCCCTATTCTATTGAAGAAGTCTGCCGGAAAATCAGCGAGTTGCGCGATCGCTGGGGGCGGAATTTCGCCATCGTCGTAGTGGCGGAAGGGGCAAAAACCAGTGGCGGTTTGGGTGAATCTCGCCATTACACCGACGCCCAGGGACAAGTGCGCCTACGCGGTATCGGCGAATATGTGGCAGACCAAATTGCCCGCTGCAGCGGTAATCAAATCGAGGCGCGAGTGACGGTCCTCGGTCACGTGCAGCGTGGGGGGATGCCCTCGGCGTTCGATCGTCTCATCGCCACAGCCTTCGGTAAAACCGCTGTGGATTTAGTGGTGGAAAAGCAATACGGACAAATGGTGGCTTGGCAAAACGGCCAAGTGGTCAGTGTCCCCCTTCAGGAAGTATTCACGAACAGTCCTCGGTTTATCGACCCCAAAGACCCCTTACTAGCCACAGCCCGAGCTTTGGGCACCTACGTGGGCAACCCCATCCCGTAG